TAAAATTGCCCAAGACATGGCCTCCCTGTTGTTACTGTTACATCTCCTTCTGCCACCTCCAGGAGGACCAAAGTATCAAAAAATCAGCGCCTCTGATGCTGTTGAGAGACTTGTAGTCTTTCATAAggtaatttaatatttatagtttttatCATAAGTTGTCATGTCACTGGTTAAGAGGTGAATGAAACAAATTACAGTTGAGCTTACAAAGGAGGTTTACATACTCATTTCTGTGATGCTATTATCTCTGACTTGCTCCTGTGTCTAATGCTCAGTATCTTTGTCTCAACTCCAGTCTTGCTGCAGTTTGGAAGAGCATCTCCAGAATCAGCAGAGTCAGCAGCCATACCTCCTGGCTGTTGGGCGCCAGAAGAGGAAGGTCGACAGCTTCTATGTTGCCATAGACAAGCGTCTCATCCCCTGCCAGGCCAGCCGCTCCCTTGGGGCATTTGATGAGCTTTTTAAAGCTCATTTTGTGTTCAGTGTGTCTTATGATGCTGCACTTGTGAATTTCTACACATTTCTGCAGACAACAGTATACAATATTGATATGGGGAAAATGAAGGAGTCCCCAAGAGTTCGTGACCTGAGAGCCAAAATCCTTAACCAGGAAATTCTTCTCACAACCCAagtaaaaatcattaaaatgctgacatgtGTTTGTGTAAGAGAGCTTATCCCAGCAGTCAGCAGCTGATTTCACATTTAAGAGGTGAACATGGTTATTATCCTGGACCTaagtttaagttattttgttggCAGCCAGGCTGCAGGCTTCAGTTCCAAACTTATGCAGGCTTTAGGAAGCACCTCAGTAGTTTTCACAGCAATGTTGACCAAAATGATCGAACTTCAGCCATTGCTTGTTTTTCTAATGACACAGTTTCACCTGCTTTGGAGGACCAGTTTAATTCCTCAAATCTTCCTCACAGTTCTCCCAGTGTTCTTCCAGAGTCTAGTTCTTCCAGTGTTCCAGTGAGCATTGATTCAGTACTTACAAGGGATTCATCCAAAGAAATGTGTGCATCCATTGTGGCCAAACTGCAGGGTAGTGGCCTTTCTAACAGTTTAGTATCCTCACTTGTAGGCGATTTGGAGGAATTAACAAGTGAGCTTCGCTCAGAAGCAAAGCAGGCCATTCTTTCTGCGTTACCCACAAAGGACTCCAGCATatctttaataaataaatgaatgcttTGAAAATTTTGAAAACCCTTTCACCAATCTGAACACAGAATGGAAACGAAATAAATACTTCAATCTAAAATGGGAGTTGTAGAACCTAGAGAAATAACACTTGGAGTGAGGTATGACATCAGGCGAAATCAGAAGTCTGGTACTTATGATCAAGTACCTGTGAAGGATACTTTTATATATGTACCTATTTTGGAGTCTTTGAAGTTCATGTTTAGAAATCCAGAGATTTGTGttttcctgcagagagagtgTAGCTCAGAGCCTGATGCTTATCATGACTTTTGTGATGGAAGTTACTTTAAAACTCACCCTTTGTTTTCAGCCAAAAGGCATGCATTACAAATTCAGCTATACTATGATGATTTTGAAACAGCCAATCCTCTTGGCTCTAAACGCGGAATTCACAAAATTggctgtatttattttgttataagAAACTTGCCCCCAAAATTTAATTCCATTTTGATGAACATTCATTTAGTGTCACTTTTCCACACACCAGATCTGCAAAAGTATGGTTTTGATGTTATACTGGAACCACTGATAAATGATGTCAAAAAACTGGAAAGCCAAGGGCTAAGTCTTCCATTTTCTGATGAGCAGGTATATGGCACAATATCACAGATCACTGGAGATAACCTAGGGATGCACTCAATTCTTGGTTTTAATGAGTCGTTCAGTAGCCGTCATTTCTGTCGCCTTTGTTTGATTGAGAAGAATGATTGTCAAATGGTGTACAGTGAGGATGATCCTAAAATTATTCCTCGTGGGAAAGATTTGTTTGACATACGTTGCCAGTCTCTTCGGGAAAATCCTAAATTGAAGTCACTGTATGGGTTGAAAAGAAATTCTGCACTCAATTCATTGCAGTATTACCATATTTGCAATAACTACTCATTTGATATAATGCATGACCTTCTTGAAGGTGTGGCTCAGTATGAGGTCAAATTGCTTTTTGAGTATCTTACGCAACACTTCATATCAGAACAGAACTTGCTTTCTAGGATTTATGGTTTTGACTATGGATTTTTATGCGTCAAGAAGATATCGTACATACATgagtttcaaaaacaaacatgttctgttgacaacttctgacacatttaaaaggacatcttcttc
The nucleotide sequence above comes from Oreochromis niloticus isolate F11D_XX unplaced genomic scaffold, O_niloticus_UMD_NMBU tig00000170_pilon, whole genome shotgun sequence. Encoded proteins:
- the LOC109198750 gene encoding uncharacterized protein LOC109198750 encodes the protein EHFYDAASSTGYFLASENDNRERLDEDLHHQVAPLALLKKEYLSIFPRFLDTKGLVNQDFTLLFDDEISTRLLQKWDPIFRYQIIKEAKQLTSTVELRQLVQSAESLPGSDLDEAARGPKYQKISASDAVERLVVFHKSCCSLEEHLQNQQSQQPYLLAVGRQKRKVDSFYVAIDKRLIPCQASRSLGAFDELFKAHFVFSVSYDAALVNFYTFLQTTVYNIDMGKMKESPRVRDLRAKILNQEILLTTQVKIIKMLTCVCVRELIPAVSS